In Salvelinus namaycush isolate Seneca chromosome 20, SaNama_1.0, whole genome shotgun sequence, the following proteins share a genomic window:
- the asip1 gene encoding agouti signaling protein 1: protein MNSLCLLSCLSSTWFLIVYSHMILEEKLYTNTSSSSGLQHGSLSDAPPIVIVELPKTAKKKKNKKPRKNKFSVKNKHPPPPPNCVPLWGSCKTPNNVCCEYCAFCHCRLFKTVCYCRMGNSRC, encoded by the exons ATGAATTCCCTGTGTCTCCTGAGCTGTCTAAGCTCCACCTGGTTTCTTATAGTGTACTCACACATGATACTGGAGGAAAAGCTATACACCAATACGTCTTCTTCCTCGGGTCTACAGCACGGGAGCCTGTCAGATGCACCACCCATCGTCATTGTAG AGTTACCCAAAACcgcaaagaagaaaaaaaacaagaaacCAAGAAAG AACAAATTCAGCGTCAAAAACAAACATCCACCTCCTCCCCCCAACTGCGTGCCATTGTGGGGAAGCTGCAAAACCCCCAATAATGTGTGCTGTGAGTACTGCGCTTTCTGCCACTGCCGCCTCTTCAAGACTGTGTGCTATTGTCGAATGGGAAACTCGCGGTGTTGA